In Podospora pseudoanserina strain CBS 124.78 chromosome 5, whole genome shotgun sequence, a single window of DNA contains:
- a CDS encoding hypothetical protein (EggNog:ENOG503Q4X5), with product MPGATITHECWRWLVWNWPPFYIDQLCVYPPYTVHTDPIKKQEENQRVSKLNAIAYVGATHGILANPPGGRGERTMVELRVLGSRALHQPDNFGDPTALLKFGPGYSTEPLDC from the exons ATGCCAGGAGCCACCATCACGCATGAGTGTTGGCGGTGGCTGGTCTGGAATTGGCCGCCCTTTTACATTGATCAGCTTTGTGTGTATCCGCCATACACCGTTCACACTGATCCAATCAAGAAGCAAGAAGAGAACCAACGAGTTTCGAAGCTTAACGCAATTGCGTACGTCGGAGCCACTCATGGAATCCTAGCCAATCCGCCAGGCGGTAGGGGGGAACGGACTATGGTCGAGCTGCGTGTTCTTGGAAGCCGCGCTCTTCACCAACCGGATAATTTTGGAGATCCTACCGCATTGCTCAAATTTGGCCCAGGATAT TCCACTGAGCCGCTAGACTGCTAA
- a CDS encoding hypothetical protein (EggNog:ENOG503P96P), giving the protein MERQRPPEPATAVAGQPRSTARLLEDDDYEAPDDGAVLENEDGGLPATTGNIRKSSPLALGGSRSRIPLKQTELLSAPTFTGTRQTIQTAQTPPSTQPPTPKRENTALPGGSKSHSPQAAPHRSLSASSLRKPSSMPSMVGVKIRPKPSGGPKQSKSNSRLTSSSSYSLPGPRSSTTPIGPRPSTTQHGRGATPSSKTPVPPRATSNTETRRQSLSGIPVALGSPIALLSSGVLKTEPRPRPASLLAVPSSGPRTWQTDSKAPSPAPTPTLTKTKRLLAQLETREVGSASTVGNPTNGTLPPTRSPTPRQPVRASATQSAIPARSSPVQDAVKTQDKQGTSSSRPSTIQATSRQLGTASTETLVNQEGSGRLAKQTTVTAPGGAPGGISERLPTPTTPSRRSSTHEVTLRPERVSGHSVSTRTLANSAASQTTATSSGRLSTAQESQDTRIAKDPDRGCSSHYPLLSAKSRSLTRTQGKQLQMQIPSRNHAAHACLPATPVSATSTASSKLVSASTSASRRCSSCASVTQGGSRDSVKLSPTPPSLAASNRPPTTLAAVPTVPTLPPTPASPKCPLKPPGSPALFTEALFQSISSPHCVDVNLKHPAEIQGLSTTRIISPPIPTPAVEKESQSRQGESSAGKTSPSCSEGRQSPSDLRAPPDTPTVRVPANDVGTEAADKPAVPFHPLASGGLFICGNEPRIQKQESPKLPRFVGYAPPVRILRSPERAPVPLEYPPWDRTVEVTWERTLNNPADKFIFDKELSFQQGVLRLRRERASRDPDGTHTLNHTGLQNGRYPQLKGLARSNRCLYFLLPDRARFKITNMILNDHNTGNLNPKPVRMNPPHCYEPIWPLNPLDGRKLWTTECLDSFASAISPLYPYMSVCYDMRVDFLAAFFLARRFHVVYSPFVAEKNCPTATLLMDSFVPLMRYITLEVDYTKLGGNVHPTAVGVDQWRGLQRVRQLVLRFADLQCTRADGVNIGNLCLMVRRYYGFREGMKWKKGSAERRVRHDEPETEEESSGWSDTSHASDETAENDDEEFVPYHPDAYLCILDPLKTIGHHIDSLTIVGTTRSYANELIYAVWGQDEIPRGPGWKTRIEKHRKYRTAATFPFTPGQRSALTRSGRLQITRHTRDPRCWVGSYGCRLRPEVKLAESKLVPGKTKYGFQWNEEVRPGPPGGVLTIVKLPADEHLTKVVMKPAKSPQRFTSTILSKVFNRTPKGIRPPLSAPSSPGLNTTPKSTVAPASGPVSPSITKPSPLSQITYLGEESNDEGRHKLRQSSPNSDAQHMEDDGDDHWKQHFWKPSKIPLGTLIKRHAKSITKKISSNKLGEINSDHDSHSGGGSEDQKGTFGKLMKRASSNVLRKGFFGKRGIQTHRY; this is encoded by the exons ATGGAGAGACAACGACCGCCGGAGCCCGCAACAGCCGTAGCCGGACAACCAAGGAGCACTGCGCGCctgttggaggatgatgactATGAGGCCCCTGACGATGGAGCTGTCCTCGAGAACGAGGATGGTGGTCTCCCGGCCACCACGGGCAACATCAGAAAATCCTCACCTCTAGCCCTGGGTGGCTCTCGCTCACGGATACCTCTGAAACAAACTGAGTT GCTATCTGCGCCAACATTCACTGGCACCAGGCAGACAATCCAAACCGCACAAACTCCACCGTCCACCCAGCCCCCTACGcccaaaagagaaaatacAGCTCTACCTGGCGGTTCGAAGTCACACAGTCCTCAAGCAGCGCCGCACAGGTCCTTGTCTGCCTCATCGTTACGTAAACCGTCTTCGATGCCGTCAATGGTGGGAGTGAAGATACGTCCAAAGCCGTCAGGTGGCCCCAAGCAATCCAAAAGCAACAGCCGACTCACAAGTTCTTCATCATATTCCCTGCCAGGGCCACGGAGCTCAACTACGCCAATAGGACCAAGACCTTCCACGACACAACATGGACGAGGtgcaacaccatcaagcaaaACACCTGTCCCGCCTAGGGCAACAAGTAATACTGAGACGAGGAGACAATCGCTTTCTGGCATACCAGTCGCTCTGGGTTCCCCTATTGCTTTGCTTTCATCTGGAGTACTAAAGACCGAACCTCGACCACGCCCCGCTAGCCTTTTGGCTGTACCATCATCAGGGCCACGCACGTGGCAAACTGACTCAAAGGCGCCTTCTCCTGCACCCACGCCGACACTCACAAAGACCAAAAGACTCCTCGCCCAACTCGAGACAAGGGAGGTTGGCTCTGCCTCCACGGTTGGCAACCCAACCAACGGAACTCTACCTCCCACCAGATCCCCTACTCCCCGTCAACCCGTCAGAGCTTCTGCGACTCAATCCGCCATTCCAGCCAGATCATCTCCGGTACAGGATGCCGTAAAAACACAAGATAAGCAAGGGACATCGTCATCAAGGCCTTCCACAATCCAAGCAACCTCGAGGCAATTGGGGACTGCGTCAACTGAAACGCTTGTTAATCAAGAAGGAAGCGGTAGGTTGGCGAAGCAAACAACTGTGACTGCTCCTGGGGGAGCGCCTGGAGGGATATCCGAGAGACTACCAACTCCGACCACACCCAGTAGGCGTTCATCCACTCATGAGGTAACACTGAGGCCAGAAAGGGTATCTGGGCACTCTGTTTCGACGAGAACCCTGGCCAACTCGGCAGCCAGTCAAACGACTGCCACGTCTTCTGGAAGGCTTTCTACAGCCCAAGAAAGTCAAGACACAAGAATAGCCAAGGATCCAGACCGTGGGTGCTCGTCTCACTATCCACTCTTGAGCGCAAAATCTCGAAGTTTGACAAGGACCCAAGGCAAACAGCTTCAGATGCAAATTCCATCAAGAAATCACGCGGCACATGCGTGTCTGCCCGCAACCCCGGTATCTGCAACTTCAACTGCTTCGTCAAAGCTTGTTTCAGCCTCTACTTCTGCTTCACGCAGGTGTTCGTCATGCGCCTCGGTAACTCAAGGGGGTTCGAGAGATTCTGTGAAGCTTTCTCCGACTCCACCAtccttggcagcctccaACAGGCCCCCCACAACCCTAGCTGCAGTTCCAACTGTGCCAACACTCCCGCCGACCCCAGCATCGCCAAAGTGTCCACTGAAACCCCCAGGCAGTCCTGCTTTATTTACCGAGGCACTGTTTCAGAGCATATCCTCACCGCACTGTGTGGACGTGAATCTTAAACACCCAGCTGAGATTCAAGGACTTTCGACAACACGCATTATCTCCCCACCAATACCCACACCGGCTGTTGAAAAAGAGTCCCAATCGCGGCAAGGAGAGTCAAGCGCCGGCAAAACGTCGCCGTCGTGCTCAGAGGGGCGTCAAAGTCCATCAGATTTGCGAGCGCCTCCGGACACGCCGACCGTTCGAGTCCCTGCCAATGATGTGGGAACTGAAGCAGCAGATAAACCGGCTGTCCCATTCCATCCACTTGCAAGTGGTGGACTCTTCATTTGTGGCAATGAGCCACGTATACAGAAGCAAGAATCTCCGAAACTGCCCAGATTCGTTGGGTATGCGCCTCCGGTAAGAATTCTCCGCTCCCCGGAACGGGCTCCTGTTCCCCTCGAGTACCCTCCTTGGGATCGGACTGTCGAGGTAACGTGGGAGAGAACGCTCAACAACCCGGCGGATAAGTTCATCTTTGACAAAGAGCTGTCCTTTCAGCAAGGAGTTCTTCGTCTGAGAAGGGAAAGAGCTTCCCGTGACCCCGATGGCACACACACATTAAACCATACAGGACTCCAAAATGGAAGGTATCCTCAGCTCAAAGGCCTAGCAAGATCAAACCGTTGTCTTTACTTCCTATTGCCCGATCGAGCCCGCTTCAAGATTACCAACATGATTCTCAACGATCACAATACGGGAAACCTCAATCCAAAGCCTGTTCGCATGAACCCTCCGCATTGCTATGAGCCAATATGGCCCCTGAATCCTCTGGATGGTCGCAAGCTGTGGACTACAGAATGTTTGGACTCCTTTGCGTCTGCAATATCTCCGCTTTACCCTTACATGTCAGTCTGCTACGACATGCGTGTCGACTTtctcgccgccttcttcctTGCTCGGAGATTTCACGTTGTGTACAGCCCGTTTGTGGCGGAGAAGAATTGCCCGACAGCGACACTTCTGATGGACTCCTTCGTTCCTCTGATGAGATACATCACGCTGGAGGTTGACTACACAAAGTTGGGAGGGAATGTTCATCCAACTGCTGTCGGTGTGGATCAATGGAGAGGACTTCAGAGAGTTCGCcagttggtgttgagattTGCCGACTTGCAGTGTACCAGGGCCGACGGAGTCAACATTGGGAATTTGTGTTTGATGGTGCGCAGGTATTACGGCTTTCGGGAAGGAATGAAGTGGAAGAAAGGGTCGGCAGAACGAAGAGTCAGGCATGATGAGCCAGAGACAGAGGAAGAATCATCGGGTTGGTCAGACACCAGTCACGCCAGCGATGAGACCGCAGAGAACGACGATGAGG AATTTGTACCATATCATCCAGATGCCTATCTTTGCATCCTCGACCCACTGAAGACGATAGGCCACCACATCGACAGTCTTACCATAGTGGGCACCACTCGGAGCTATGCGAACGAGCTGATATACGCCGTTTGGGGACAAGACGAGATTCCCAGAGGCCCTGGCTGGAAGACACGAATTGAAAAACACCGCAAGTATCGCACCGCAGCCACCTTCCCTTTTACGCCTGGTCAGAGGTCAGCCCTGACGCGGTCCGGGAGGCTTCAGATCACTCGTCACACGCGTGATCCGCGCTGCTGGGTTGGCTCTTACGGGTGCAGACTGCGACCAGAGGTCAAACTCGCCGAATCGAAGCTGGTCCCGGGAAAGACCAAGTACGGCTTTCAATGGAACGAGGAAGTACGACCTGGCCCCCCGGGTGGCGTTTTGACAATAGTTAAGCTGCCCGCAGATGAACATCTGACGAAGGTCGTGATGAAACCGGCCAAGTCACCCCAACGCTTTACTTCTACCATTCTATCCAAAGTCTTCAACCGGACACCAAAAGGCATTCGGCCCCCGCTATCTGCACCTTCGTCGCCCGGCCTTAACACCACCCCAAAGTCGACTGTAGCGCCAGCCTCAGGACCGGTATCGCCGTCTATTACTAAGCCGAGTCCCCTTTCACAAATAACCTATCTCGGGGAGGAGTCGAATGATGAAGGTCGGCATAAGTTACGACAGTCGTCACCAAATTCCGATGCTCAGCAcatggaggatgatggggatgaccACTGGAAACAGCATTTTTGGAAGCCGTCCAAGATTCCTTTGGGAACTCTGATCAAGAGGCATGCCAAGTCAATCACGAAGAAAATATCGAGCAACAAGCTTGGTGAGATTAATTCAGACCATGATAGTcatagtggtggtgggtctGAAGATCAAAAGGGGACTTTTGGGAagttgatgaagagggcAAGTAGCAATGTGCTGAGGAAGGGCTTTtttgggaaaagggggattCAGACGCATCGGTATTAG
- a CDS encoding hypothetical protein (BUSCO:EOG0926506Z; EggNog:ENOG503P426; COG:S), with protein MSVVGGPVPKNFDAENADNLEDIEKQFAVKAVQHMATYWSILEKVKGSTLRLTKIDDEIYEHLKTDFPEFDPAATIDEDEMKSKTGKERWRKFLMAYDKRVDDYNFGTMLRSNPKAEYTEEDTIFVPRMQFYAIEIARNKLGLNDWIYEKAQQEKAAGSSA; from the exons atgtctgTCGTCGGAGGCCCCGTTCCCAAGAACTTTGACGCTGAAAATGCGGACAACCTCGAGGAT ATCGAGAAGCAGTTCGCCGTCAAGGCTGTCCAGCACATGGCCACCTACTGGTCCATCctcgagaaggtcaaggGCTCTACCCTGCGCCTGACCAAGATTGACGACGAGATCTACGAGCACCTCAAGACCGACTTCCCCGAGTTCGACCCCGCTGCCACCATTGATGAAGACGAGATGAAGAGCAAAACCGGCAAGGAGAGGTGGCGCAAGTTCCTGATGGCCTACGACAAGAGGGTCGATGACTACAACTTTGGCACCATGCTGCGCTCCAACCCCAAGGCCGAGTACACCGAGGAGGATACCATCTTCG TACCAAGAATGCAATTTTACGCCATCGAGATTGCGCGAAACAAGCTTGGCCTGAATGACTGGATCTACGAGAAGGcgcagcaggagaaggctgctggATCTAGCGCCTGA
- a CDS encoding hypothetical protein (EggNog:ENOG503NUVZ; COG:P; COG:Q) — protein sequence MRTSPAIWLAACLLQANLVFSDLVGFGLHPFKIYCASACQWALQAYPLECSEKIPKGFLGWATTSSECKANDTAWLTTLAWCLHVKCRAHRMSELQAFWETDATRDMTNFGNTGTPVPPKWSYEESLQQITEPPRKMPVDTTTVLNFTALVPEIEYQAQLNTALGVTKEQETGAEYGVIILVTGFGIPIILTWLYHLPFTSGLLSKITPYLTQPSSIGTYSVRSLPFLLGNAPTIGQAAYIAVFFIINIVLMSVNYQSMQPHLYYPGESMEIKAYIFYRTGIAAYALLPLLILFASRNNVLLLWLTNWSHATYLLLHRWVARLFVLHALVHSFLALPIFLPQQAVVDSDYWAWGVAATVLCVAILFASVLPLRRWSYEIFLVTHIVLSVILVVGLWYHVVLWIGLDSYGYETWIYAACAVWFFDRAARVGKVLKNGVRRSKVTDLGNGYIRVDIPRASFANDGPGLHVYAYFPTLSLWRPWENHPFSIVPTSLMSRVERQRPEQSSGSSSPTAKESGVHINVHDVEKHHGFKDTASASLETGITLLIKKSMGITKHLKATDGLLTLMDGPYHNTSTREIRHCDRLLLIGGGIGITSLLPWIASHPNIKLFWSVKESARCLVEEVQGVLSEIEKDVRIGRRLDISRLLEQEAEVGYCNIGVVVSGPGGLCDDVRAAVAAVGKKGSTSFELDVDAYSW from the exons ATGCGAACTTCCCCTGCCATCTGGCTAGCAGCATGCCTGCTCCAAGCCAACCTTGTCTTCTCCGACCTAGTCGGCTTCGGCCTTCACCCTTTCAAAATCTACTGCGCCTCCGCATGCCAGTGGGCACTCCAAGCTTATCCCCTAGAATGCTCTGAAAAGATCCCAAAGGGCTTCCTCGGTTGGGCAACCACGAGCTCAGAGTGCAAAGCCAATGACACAGCCTGGCTCACCACGCTGGCCTGGTGTCTGCATGTCAAGTGTAGAGCCCATCGCATGTCGGAATTGCAAGCGTTCTGGGAGACTGATGCTACACGCGATATGACGAATTTTGGCAACACGGGTACGCCGGTACCGCCTAAGTGGTCATACGAGGAATCCTTGCAGCAAATCACTGAGCCACCGAGGAAAATGCCAGTGGATACCACGACGGTGCTCAACTTTACCGCCTTGGTTCCGGAGATCGAGTATCAAGCCCAGTTGAATACCGCTTTGGGTGTGACGAAAGAGCAGGAGACAGGCGCGGAATATGG agtcatcatcctcgtcactGGCTTCGGCATACCCATCATCCTGACCTGGCtctaccacctcccctttACCTCTGGCCTCTTGTCCAAGATCACTCCATACTTgacccaacccagcagcaTCGGCACTTATTCCGTTCGCTCCTTGccattcctcctcggcaatgCCCCAACCATTGGCCAAGCAGCATACATCgccgtcttcttcatcatcaacataGTCCTCATGTCAGTCAACTACCAGTCCATGCAACCACACCTCTACTACCCCGGCGAGAGTATGGAGATCAAAGCGTACATCTTTTACCGCACAGGAATAGCAGCTTatgctctcctcccccttctcatcctgTTCGCGTCAAGGAACAACGTTTTGTTGCTTTGGTTGACGAACTGGTCTCACGCTACGTATCTGCTTCTTCATCGCTGGGTGGCAAGACTGTTTGTCCTCCATGCTTTGGTGCACAGTTTCCTGGCACTACCAATCTTCCTGCCACAGCAAGCAGTGGTTGACTCTGACTATTGGGCTTGGGGCGTTGCGGCTACTGTTCTTTGTGTTGCCATTCTCTTTGCGAGTGTTCTGCCTCTGAGGAGATGGTCGTATGAGATATTCTTAGTGACGCACATTGTCTTGTCGGTTATTCTCGTTGTTGGGCTTTGGTATCACGTTGTTCTTTGGATTGGGCTGGACTCCTACGGCTATGAGACCTGGATTTATGCCGCCTGTGCAGTTTGGTTCTTTGACAGAGCAGCGAGAGTAGGGAAGGTGTTGAAAAACGGGGTTCGCAGAAGCAAGGTGACTGACTTGGGGAATGGGTACATCCGGGTTGACATACCCCGAGCGTCGTTTGCCAATGATGGGCCTGGGCTGCATGTTTACGCTTATTTTCCCACTTTGAGTCTCTGGCGGCCGTGGGAGAACCACCCGTTTTCAATCGTTCCAACAAGCCTGATGTCCCGGGTTGAAAGGCAACGGCCAGAGCAATcaagcggcagcagcagtccgACAGCGAAAGAGTCAGGTGTTCACATCAACGTTCACGATGTTGAGAAACACCACGGCTTTAAGGATACCGCGTCTGCGTCTCTGGAAACGGGGATCACCCTGCTCATCAAGAAGTCCATGGGGATTACCAAGCACCTGAAGGCCACCGATGGGCTTTTGACTCTCATGGATGGCCCGTATCATAATACTTCTACCAGGGAGATTCGCCATTGCGATAGGCTGCTTCTCATTGGAGGTGGGATTGGCATCACCAGTCTGCTTCCGTGGATTGCCAGCCATCCGAACATCAAATTATTTTGGAGTGTCAAAGAATCGGCGAGGTGTCTGGTCGAGGAAGTTCAAGGTGTGTTGAGCGAGATCGAGAAAGATGTCCGAATCGGAAGGAGACTGGACATTTCTCGGCTGTTAGAGCAAGAAGCCGAAGTTGGATACTGCAACATCGGCGTTGTGGTCTCTGGACCGGGTGGGCTCTGTGATGATGTCAGGGCAGCTGTGGCAGCGGTTGGAAAGAAAGGGTCCACGAGTTTTGAGCTTGACGTGGACGCGTATTCGTGGTAG